A DNA window from Polyangiaceae bacterium contains the following coding sequences:
- a CDS encoding MoxR family ATPase encodes MSTASPDLGLAAGSDAALLESCSRACCDLKEQVARVVVGQDEVVDALLITLMARGHGLLVGVPGLAKTLLVASVARALSLSFGRVQFTPDLLPADITGTDVLNEVDVGGAVRREVRFMPGPIFKNLVLADEINRTPPKTQAALLQAMQERHVTVGGATHALPDPFQVFATRNPIEQEGTYPLPEAQLDRFLLEIHVGYPSESEEREIARRTTSGVIPQIEPVLGVEELRALGALIPRIPVTDEAVDLAVRVSRRSRPDDEEAPDEVRQYVRFGAGPRGSQALVLAAKARAAVRGEAAADVDDVRALLLPALRHRLVLSYRAEADGVRDEDVVKAVVRGE; translated from the coding sequence GTGTCGACCGCATCACCCGATCTCGGCCTCGCCGCAGGCAGCGACGCAGCATTGCTGGAGTCGTGCTCGCGTGCGTGCTGCGACCTGAAGGAGCAGGTAGCGCGGGTCGTCGTCGGTCAGGACGAGGTCGTGGACGCGTTGCTCATCACGCTCATGGCCCGGGGCCACGGGCTCTTGGTCGGTGTCCCCGGGCTCGCCAAGACCCTGTTGGTCGCCTCGGTAGCACGCGCCCTCAGTCTGAGTTTCGGCCGAGTCCAGTTCACGCCAGACCTGCTGCCCGCGGACATCACGGGCACGGACGTACTGAACGAAGTGGACGTGGGAGGCGCCGTGCGACGTGAGGTGCGCTTCATGCCGGGGCCGATCTTCAAGAACCTGGTGCTCGCGGACGAGATCAACCGTACGCCGCCCAAGACTCAGGCCGCGTTGCTACAGGCGATGCAGGAGCGGCATGTGACCGTGGGCGGGGCGACCCACGCCCTGCCGGACCCGTTCCAGGTGTTCGCCACTCGCAATCCCATCGAGCAGGAAGGCACTTATCCGTTGCCCGAGGCGCAGCTCGACCGCTTCTTGTTGGAGATCCACGTCGGCTACCCTAGCGAGAGCGAGGAACGCGAGATCGCGCGGCGAACGACCTCCGGCGTGATACCGCAGATCGAGCCGGTGCTCGGTGTCGAAGAGCTGCGCGCTCTCGGGGCGCTGATCCCGCGTATTCCCGTGACCGATGAGGCCGTCGATCTGGCTGTCCGGGTCAGCCGCCGCAGCCGCCCTGACGACGAGGAAGCCCCCGACGAAGTGCGGCAATACGTGCGCTTCGGTGCTGGTCCGCGCGGTAGCCAAGCCTTGGTGCTGGCGGCAAAAGCACGCGCCGCGGTGCGGGGAGAAGCTGCCGCGGACGTCGACGACGTGCGCGCCTTGTTGCTACCGGCGCTCCGGCACCGCTTGGTGCTCAGCTACCGCGCCGAGGCGGATGGCGTGCGAGACGAGGACGTTGTCAAGGCCGTCGTTCGCGGCGAGTGA
- a CDS encoding nucleoside triphosphate pyrophosphatase yields the protein MSSKSAAVPRGGRDVLRGNVSAESRGSRVISSRTPLLLGSASPRRRELLEQLGIPLRVLPPTVDEAVREGEAAPEYLARIVDAKLSAVRQSSPRPEAAVILCADTSVIVDGEILGKPDNDDHAMGMLQRLCGREHEVMTRYAFGSPETAETLAARLVVTQVRMRDAAEAELRRYVATGEGRDKAGSYAAQGIGAFLVESLAGSYSNVVGLPQCEVVADLLRLGLLQEFP from the coding sequence ATGTCGAGCAAATCCGCGGCTGTTCCGCGCGGAGGTCGGGATGTGCTACGCGGGAACGTGTCGGCCGAATCCAGAGGCTCCCGGGTCATCTCTTCACGCACGCCGCTGCTGCTCGGATCCGCCTCGCCACGACGGCGCGAGCTGCTCGAGCAGCTGGGCATCCCGCTGCGCGTGCTACCGCCGACGGTCGATGAAGCGGTGCGCGAGGGCGAGGCTGCGCCCGAGTACCTGGCGCGGATCGTCGATGCGAAGCTCAGCGCGGTGCGCCAAAGCTCACCCCGGCCCGAAGCGGCAGTCATCCTGTGTGCGGATACCAGCGTGATCGTCGACGGGGAGATCCTGGGCAAGCCCGACAACGACGATCACGCGATGGGAATGCTGCAGCGCTTGTGCGGCCGCGAGCACGAAGTGATGACGCGTTACGCCTTTGGCTCTCCCGAGACAGCGGAGACCCTCGCCGCGCGTCTGGTGGTCACCCAGGTGCGCATGCGCGACGCTGCCGAAGCCGAGCTGCGGCGCTACGTCGCGACCGGTGAGGGGCGTGACAAGGCAGGAAGCTATGCCGCGCAAGGCATCGGCGCGTTCCTGGTCGAGAGCCTCGCTGGCTCCTACTCCAACGTGGTCGGCTTGCCGCAGTGCGAAGTGGTCGCCGATCTGTTGCGCCTGGGACTGCTCCAGGAGTTCCCGTGA
- a CDS encoding outer membrane beta-barrel protein → MKLRAFLVATLGVATLTLSASAQTQPWLKDRRTGEGIGIRTGNLELHPGVSGEVGYDSNYFQKADDEDPIISMIRLRITPSLTLSTLGPQRRGQAPGEPPKLTFKAGVFGSYNELIATDSQFSDDASNQRHFNAGANFALDVLPQRPWGFDLYGDYLRTVEPSNSVGEDDAFDRDSLRLGAGVNWRPGGGLFEWRLGYEVMYNYFERSLFQDLNNTQHYIKTRGRWRFLPRTALLYDGDIGFLRYSDTQTQNEAQIVRSRIGVNGLITNSFALLAMAGWAASFYDSSSVPQRNYEGPVAHAELKWFLLPQPQLQPGDATVGLASIAAGYIRDYSNSYLGDYYRRDRGYANFQYFAGGVVLFSVEGGLSHLTHPTTFFQGGTQRNAAFGENRVDATAFVEYRPSDTVGLNLTGRYNAALDDVRVRNDVNDPTSTDNLQFSRYEVWLGARWFM, encoded by the coding sequence ATGAAACTACGCGCCTTCCTTGTGGCGACGCTCGGCGTCGCAACCTTGACCCTGTCCGCTTCGGCTCAGACTCAGCCGTGGCTGAAGGACCGTCGCACCGGCGAAGGCATCGGCATTCGCACTGGCAACCTGGAGCTCCATCCCGGGGTGTCTGGTGAGGTGGGCTACGACTCCAACTACTTCCAGAAGGCGGATGACGAGGACCCGATCATTTCGATGATCCGGCTGAGGATTACCCCGTCGCTCACGCTCTCGACCCTCGGACCGCAGCGTCGCGGCCAGGCGCCCGGCGAGCCGCCCAAGCTTACCTTCAAGGCAGGCGTGTTCGGCTCCTACAACGAGCTGATCGCGACCGACTCTCAATTCTCCGACGACGCGAGCAATCAGCGGCACTTCAACGCTGGTGCGAACTTCGCCCTCGACGTGTTGCCCCAGCGGCCTTGGGGCTTTGATCTGTACGGTGACTATCTGCGCACGGTCGAGCCCTCCAATTCGGTGGGCGAAGACGACGCGTTCGACCGCGATAGTCTCCGCCTCGGTGCGGGCGTGAACTGGCGGCCGGGTGGTGGCCTGTTCGAATGGCGGCTCGGGTACGAAGTCATGTACAACTACTTCGAGCGCAGCCTGTTCCAGGATCTGAACAACACCCAGCACTACATCAAGACCCGCGGGCGCTGGCGCTTCTTGCCCCGCACGGCGCTGCTCTACGATGGTGACATCGGGTTCCTGCGCTACTCGGACACGCAGACGCAGAACGAAGCGCAGATCGTTCGCTCGCGCATCGGCGTCAACGGTCTCATCACGAACTCCTTTGCCCTCCTGGCCATGGCGGGCTGGGCGGCGAGCTTCTACGACAGTTCCTCGGTTCCGCAACGCAACTACGAAGGCCCGGTAGCGCACGCGGAGCTCAAGTGGTTCCTTTTGCCGCAGCCCCAGCTCCAGCCCGGCGATGCGACGGTGGGCCTGGCGTCCATCGCCGCGGGCTACATCCGTGACTATTCCAACAGCTACCTCGGTGACTACTACCGTCGTGACCGTGGCTACGCGAACTTCCAGTACTTCGCAGGCGGCGTCGTGCTCTTTTCCGTCGAAGGCGGCCTGAGTCACTTGACGCACCCCACGACCTTTTTTCAGGGCGGTACTCAGCGCAATGCTGCGTTCGGCGAGAACCGGGTGGATGCGACCGCTTTCGTCGAATACCGACCGAGCGACACAGTGGGCTTGAACCTGACGGGGCGGTACAATGCAGCGCTCGACGATGTGCGAGTGCGCAATGACGTCAACGACCCGACAAGCACAGACAACCTACAGTTCTCCCGCTACGAAGTCTGGCTCGGCGCTCGCTGGTTCATGTGA
- a CDS encoding RluA family pseudouridine synthase, whose translation MARFVLEPEHAGLRLDKVLTRLVPGTSRAEAQRWIDAGRVQVDGQAGVAKRPVATGQVIEAEPLPPAANNATPDATVELVVLYEDDALIVIDKPAGMVVHPARGHWSGTLVNGLLARPGFSAAAADPADGSGALRPGIVQRLDKDTSGVLVVAKSVEAREGLKAQLGAREVRREYLAITCGRCEPGRIETLHGRHPRSRLRFSSRVERGRPAITNVQVEEVLAGGIATRVRCRLETGRTHQIRVHLAEQRDAPLLADVLYGRSLVDERLRAAAQAIGRQALHASLLGFVHPLTGAEMRFEAPVPEDFRRALELLSR comes from the coding sequence GTGGCGCGCTTTGTGCTCGAGCCCGAGCACGCAGGGTTGCGCCTGGACAAGGTCCTGACCCGGCTCGTGCCCGGTACGTCACGCGCGGAAGCGCAGCGCTGGATCGACGCGGGCCGGGTCCAGGTCGACGGTCAGGCCGGCGTCGCGAAGCGGCCCGTGGCGACCGGCCAGGTCATCGAGGCGGAGCCACTACCGCCTGCGGCGAACAACGCAACGCCCGACGCGACCGTCGAGCTGGTAGTGCTCTACGAAGACGACGCGCTGATCGTCATCGACAAGCCGGCGGGCATGGTAGTGCATCCGGCGCGCGGGCACTGGTCCGGTACCCTCGTCAATGGTTTGCTGGCGCGACCAGGATTCAGTGCGGCGGCTGCCGACCCCGCGGACGGAAGCGGTGCGCTTCGTCCAGGCATCGTGCAGCGGCTCGACAAGGACACCAGCGGCGTGTTGGTCGTCGCCAAGTCCGTCGAGGCGCGGGAAGGGCTGAAGGCCCAGCTTGGCGCGCGAGAAGTGCGGCGCGAGTACCTGGCGATCACCTGCGGGCGGTGTGAGCCCGGGCGCATCGAGACCCTGCACGGGCGGCACCCCCGCTCTCGGCTGCGCTTCAGCTCACGCGTGGAGCGCGGCCGCCCCGCGATTACGAACGTGCAGGTCGAGGAGGTCCTGGCGGGGGGCATCGCCACGCGCGTGCGCTGTCGACTGGAGACGGGGCGAACCCACCAAATCCGCGTGCACCTGGCGGAACAGCGCGACGCTCCGCTCCTCGCTGACGTGCTCTACGGCCGCAGCCTCGTGGACGAACGGCTGCGCGCGGCTGCGCAGGCCATCGGTCGTCAGGCGCTGCACGCCTCTCTCCTCGGTTTCGTTCATCCGCTCACAGGCGCTGAAATGCGTTTCGAGGCACCGGTGCCGGAGGATTTCCGCCGCGCCCTCGAGCTCTTGTCCCGCTAG
- a CDS encoding phosphopantetheine-binding protein: MSAETDVDGAALEAALKQMIVEELDLRDHSPDDIDSAAPLFGSGLGLDSLDALQLVMAVEERFGVQIPEGEEARGALASVAALARYVREHGGDEPR; encoded by the coding sequence GTGTCTGCCGAAACCGATGTCGACGGCGCGGCGCTGGAGGCCGCGCTCAAGCAAATGATCGTGGAAGAGCTGGATCTGCGCGACCACAGTCCAGACGACATCGATAGCGCGGCACCGTTGTTCGGCTCGGGACTGGGTCTGGACTCCCTGGACGCACTGCAGTTGGTGATGGCCGTGGAGGAGCGATTTGGCGTCCAGATCCCCGAAGGTGAAGAGGCGCGCGGCGCGTTGGCGTCGGTAGCAGCTCTTGCGCGCTACGTACGTGAGCATGGGGGCGACGAGCCGCGATGA
- a CDS encoding enoyl-CoA hydratase/isomerase family protein, with amino-acid sequence MGNLVNYETDHGIAIVTLNDPPVNAYTHEMMKELDDAILEARFDADIHVIVLAGSGERYFCCGANIDMLRATDPTFKYYFGLHANETLRRLEETPKLSIAALNGHCVGGGFELALACDIRIARHGAFKLGLPEVKLGMLPGTGGTQRLTRLVGKARAMQIMIEGENFSQEQGLEWGLLHYLWETPNLATFHARVRDYAHKFTPPHKASLAVGRIKRAVQSAMEMSVDQGLALERELQAELFGSEDSIEGLQAFSDKRGPNFRGR; translated from the coding sequence ATGGGCAATCTCGTGAACTACGAGACGGACCACGGCATCGCCATCGTGACCCTCAACGACCCACCGGTGAACGCCTATACTCACGAGATGATGAAGGAGCTCGATGACGCGATCCTCGAAGCGCGGTTCGATGCCGACATCCACGTGATCGTGCTCGCCGGATCGGGCGAGCGCTATTTCTGCTGCGGGGCCAACATCGACATGCTGCGGGCGACGGACCCCACCTTCAAGTACTACTTCGGCCTTCACGCCAACGAAACCCTGCGCCGACTGGAAGAAACCCCGAAACTCTCCATCGCCGCCCTCAACGGCCACTGCGTGGGGGGTGGCTTCGAACTCGCGTTGGCCTGCGACATTCGCATCGCGCGGCACGGCGCGTTCAAGCTAGGCCTGCCCGAAGTCAAGCTCGGCATGCTTCCTGGCACTGGCGGCACCCAACGACTCACACGCTTGGTCGGCAAGGCGCGCGCAATGCAGATCATGATCGAAGGGGAAAACTTCAGCCAGGAGCAGGGGCTGGAGTGGGGCCTGCTGCACTATCTGTGGGAAACGCCCAACCTCGCGACCTTCCATGCGCGAGTACGCGACTACGCCCACAAGTTCACTCCACCACACAAAGCATCCCTGGCCGTGGGGCGCATCAAGCGAGCGGTGCAGTCGGCCATGGAGATGTCGGTGGACCAAGGTCTCGCGCTCGAACGCGAGCTGCAGGCCGAACTCTTCGGCAGCGAGGACTCGATAGAAGGGCTGCAAGCCTTCTCGGACAAACGCGGCCCCAATTTCCGGGGACGATGA
- a CDS encoding beta-ketoacyl-[acyl-carrier-protein] synthase family protein, which translates to MSPGATRVAVTGVGIVTALGSDASSCLRALLAGQRGIRQIRAFDVTGHRCRIGAEVDTFAHADADSRCQALARQAAREALATAGVDASMPMGVALGVTTGSMPEAEALLAARPNLDEDTRRRLISFPLSHVTAGVTDAPVGPGPRATIASACSSSAASLALGANWVATGEAERVLAGGADVLCRLTFAGFDALGALDPSPARAFDVSRAGLNLGEGAAFLVLESEAVARERGAPILGFLAGWALGAEAFHVTQPDPTATSAAHIVEQALERARIAPRDLDLVNAHGTATVHNDLAEGVALQRALGAEARRVPVTSSKPQVGHTLGACGAIEAALTLLCMQAGQLPPCVGLTEPDPAIPLTFCGPSSRPQRIRAALSTSFGFGGAGAALVFTAPGDTPLAVGRVRRRVFVHAAASVLADGLRVNEEHALLNAAVRPAPDLPAGRSRRFDSASRLTAGAVQALRQARETPPPLGLICANAYGTVSRSVTFLQRLFERGRRAVPPAEFPQLVPGAMVGNASIYNALHGPALSCSDRAAGAEQALSLALSWIAGGNVDWLCAGAVEGFDAFLGAEPSSGSAAPGTAAALLLLGSESTQAIAELTAALCGAVGSALPLPHPAAPARARVFSEVAEAHLVAALGSAWSEVPRVRCPVQVSPEGVSAVLTCMAAGIIARGDIDEALIVAEGERVMRVTHLQRPIAS; encoded by the coding sequence ATGAGCCCTGGGGCAACCCGCGTCGCCGTCACCGGCGTGGGAATCGTCACCGCACTGGGTTCGGATGCGAGTTCGTGCTTGCGCGCACTGCTCGCGGGACAACGAGGCATCCGTCAGATCCGCGCTTTCGATGTGACCGGGCACCGCTGCCGCATTGGCGCTGAAGTGGACACGTTCGCGCACGCCGACGCCGACTCTCGCTGCCAGGCGCTGGCGCGGCAGGCGGCGCGAGAAGCGCTGGCCACCGCTGGGGTCGATGCGTCGATGCCCATGGGTGTGGCGCTCGGTGTGACTACTGGCTCGATGCCCGAGGCAGAGGCGCTCTTGGCCGCTCGGCCCAACCTCGACGAGGACACGCGACGGCGCCTCATTTCGTTTCCTCTGTCGCACGTGACGGCCGGAGTGACGGATGCTCCGGTTGGCCCGGGGCCGCGGGCAACCATCGCCAGCGCGTGCTCGAGCAGCGCCGCGAGTTTGGCCTTGGGCGCGAACTGGGTCGCGACGGGGGAAGCGGAGCGCGTGCTGGCGGGGGGGGCGGACGTGCTCTGTCGCCTGACTTTTGCCGGCTTCGACGCCCTCGGCGCGCTCGACCCAAGCCCAGCTCGCGCCTTCGACGTGTCCCGCGCGGGGCTCAATCTGGGTGAAGGGGCGGCGTTCCTGGTGCTGGAGTCCGAGGCTGTCGCGCGCGAACGCGGCGCGCCGATCCTCGGCTTTCTCGCTGGGTGGGCACTCGGTGCCGAGGCCTTTCACGTCACGCAACCGGACCCGACTGCAACCAGCGCTGCGCACATCGTCGAGCAGGCACTGGAGCGCGCGCGAATCGCACCGCGGGACTTGGATCTAGTCAACGCCCATGGAACCGCGACGGTGCACAACGATCTGGCCGAGGGCGTCGCGCTCCAACGTGCCCTCGGGGCAGAGGCGCGACGTGTTCCCGTGACTTCATCGAAGCCGCAGGTCGGACATACCCTCGGCGCTTGCGGAGCGATCGAAGCGGCGTTGACATTGCTCTGCATGCAAGCGGGGCAGCTGCCGCCGTGTGTCGGGCTGACGGAGCCTGACCCCGCCATTCCCCTGACTTTCTGCGGGCCTTCCAGCCGGCCTCAGCGGATTCGCGCGGCACTGTCCACCTCTTTTGGATTCGGCGGCGCGGGGGCGGCGCTCGTGTTCACGGCGCCCGGCGACACTCCTCTGGCCGTCGGCCGCGTGCGCCGCCGAGTCTTCGTCCACGCGGCCGCGAGTGTGCTTGCGGATGGCCTTCGAGTGAACGAGGAGCATGCCTTGCTCAATGCGGCCGTGCGGCCCGCTCCGGACCTCCCAGCGGGGCGAAGTCGTCGCTTCGATTCGGCCAGTCGACTGACCGCGGGCGCGGTTCAAGCGCTGCGCCAAGCACGGGAGACACCGCCGCCCCTTGGTCTGATTTGCGCCAACGCCTACGGCACTGTCAGCCGCAGCGTGACCTTCTTGCAGCGCCTCTTCGAGCGCGGGCGTCGTGCGGTCCCGCCCGCCGAATTTCCGCAGTTGGTGCCTGGCGCGATGGTCGGCAATGCGAGCATCTACAACGCGCTCCACGGCCCGGCGCTATCCTGCTCGGACCGCGCGGCGGGTGCTGAACAGGCGCTATCGCTAGCGCTTTCGTGGATAGCTGGCGGCAACGTGGACTGGCTGTGCGCTGGTGCCGTCGAGGGCTTCGATGCGTTCTTGGGGGCCGAGCCATCGTCTGGCAGTGCGGCTCCCGGCACGGCCGCAGCCTTGCTCTTGCTTGGGTCCGAGTCCACGCAAGCGATTGCGGAGCTTACCGCTGCGCTGTGTGGGGCCGTCGGTTCCGCGCTTCCTTTGCCGCATCCGGCGGCGCCCGCCCGTGCCCGGGTGTTCAGCGAAGTGGCGGAAGCGCACCTCGTTGCGGCACTAGGCTCGGCGTGGAGCGAAGTCCCCCGCGTCCGCTGTCCCGTGCAAGTATCGCCCGAAGGAGTTTCAGCCGTGCTGACCTGCATGGCCGCGGGCATCATCGCGCGCGGTGACATCGACGAAGCGTTGATCGTGGCTGAGGGGGAGCGCGTGATGCGCGTGACTCATTTGCAGCGCCCCATCGCGTCATGA
- a CDS encoding polysaccharide biosynthesis/export family protein, whose protein sequence is MSFARFGLLLVALLTLFGCGPSADNSHVKLAPPVESTTLGPGDVFQMQIVGEKDLPQEYQIASDGSVDLPYIQTVKVAGLEPQEVSRLIRKQLIEKKILSDPSVVVSIKEYNSKRVTVLGQVQKPGSFPLTPGMTLIQAVSLAGGLTSIANKDRVNLTRRTKSGTQTVVLSVDAITEGRSKDIPLQAGDSIYIHERVF, encoded by the coding sequence ATGTCCTTCGCTCGTTTCGGCTTGCTGCTCGTGGCTCTGCTCACGCTCTTCGGCTGTGGTCCAAGCGCCGACAACAGCCACGTGAAGCTTGCGCCGCCCGTAGAGAGCACCACCCTCGGCCCTGGCGACGTCTTCCAGATGCAGATCGTGGGTGAGAAGGACCTGCCTCAGGAGTATCAGATCGCTTCCGATGGCAGTGTGGACCTGCCCTACATTCAGACCGTGAAGGTGGCGGGGCTCGAGCCACAGGAAGTCTCACGCCTGATTCGCAAGCAGCTGATCGAGAAGAAGATCCTCTCCGACCCGAGCGTGGTCGTCTCCATCAAGGAGTACAACAGCAAGCGCGTCACGGTCCTCGGTCAGGTGCAGAAGCCTGGTAGCTTTCCCCTCACGCCGGGCATGACCCTGATTCAGGCAGTGAGCTTGGCAGGCGGCCTGACGTCAATCGCCAACAAAGACAGAGTGAACCTGACGCGCCGCACGAAGAGCGGAACCCAGACCGTGGTGCTCAGCGTGGACGCGATCACCGAGGGCCGCTCGAAGGACATCCCACTGCAAGCTGGCGACTCGATCTACATCCACGAACGCGTCTTCTGA
- a CDS encoding lysylphosphatidylglycerol synthase transmembrane domain-containing protein, with the protein MKKFLRRIIAAMLLGVVLYGAFVAYSGYQSIRESLGQFRWSAFALALCLASGNYGLRFLKWEYYLARLDIRGVRKVDSLLIFLSGFVLTVTPGKVGEVFKSAVLAETHGVPAARTAPIVVAERLTDVIGVITLIVIGSAGFSGGLSWALAGSTCVVVGLVLILWRRPADWAFAVMDRRGGRLARIASRGREAFDSLRIVASPTALLWPSVLSILGWGAEGFALLLILRGFDVGVEAALTVFFYATATLAGAIVPVPGGLGVAEAMIQEQLVRLGGVPQAPATSAMILIRFATLWWAVIVGFAALGMLRTRYPNLMREGTDEVIHPPPTASNDD; encoded by the coding sequence ATGAAGAAGTTCCTTCGCCGCATCATCGCGGCCATGCTGCTCGGAGTGGTGCTGTACGGCGCCTTCGTCGCCTACAGCGGCTACCAGTCCATCCGCGAGAGCTTGGGCCAGTTCCGTTGGTCCGCCTTTGCCCTCGCCCTGTGCTTGGCCAGCGGCAACTATGGCCTGCGCTTCCTGAAGTGGGAGTACTACTTGGCCCGCCTCGACATTCGCGGCGTGCGCAAGGTCGATAGCCTGCTCATCTTCTTGTCTGGCTTCGTGCTCACGGTGACGCCGGGCAAGGTCGGCGAGGTGTTCAAGAGCGCGGTGCTGGCCGAGACCCATGGCGTCCCCGCCGCCCGCACGGCACCCATCGTAGTTGCCGAGCGGCTCACAGACGTCATCGGGGTCATCACACTGATCGTGATCGGCAGCGCCGGATTCTCCGGAGGGCTCAGCTGGGCGCTGGCCGGCAGCACCTGCGTGGTCGTTGGGCTCGTGCTGATCCTGTGGCGAAGACCCGCTGACTGGGCCTTCGCCGTGATGGATCGGCGCGGAGGACGCTTGGCACGCATCGCAAGCCGAGGTCGCGAGGCTTTCGACAGCCTTCGCATCGTGGCAAGTCCCACTGCCCTGCTGTGGCCCAGCGTGCTGAGCATCTTGGGGTGGGGCGCAGAAGGCTTCGCGCTGCTGCTCATTCTGCGCGGTTTCGACGTTGGCGTGGAAGCGGCCTTGACCGTCTTCTTCTACGCCACGGCCACGCTGGCGGGCGCCATCGTGCCGGTACCGGGCGGCTTGGGCGTGGCCGAAGCGATGATTCAAGAGCAGCTGGTGCGCCTGGGTGGCGTGCCGCAAGCACCCGCGACCAGCGCCATGATCCTGATCCGATTTGCGACCCTGTGGTGGGCCGTGATCGTTGGTTTTGCGGCGCTCGGAATGCTGCGCACGCGCTACCCGAACCTGATGCGCGAAGGAACGGACGAAGTGATTCACCCGCCTCCGACCGCGTCGAACGACGACTGA
- a CDS encoding glycosyltransferase family 39 protein translates to MKPVPLAGGLWAAGVGLVLRLAVAIWGASRFPASEDGRLYEVLASRLAAGHGYSWQWPDGVVTSVAHYPVGYPALVAAAYALVGRHLVGVMVLQALLGAAAVLAVHRVAVVGATRGGALLAAWLVALHPALVLYTPAIMTEGVTAALLALCAWGCVAAARAKRGTIAWIAVGIGFGGLVLLRPQCLLFAPVFPWALAPNRRVAMLRGAGVTAVALACVLPWSWRNCQRMDACSFVSANAGWNLWIGVPPHATGSFVPVAGDTVPLACREVFAEVAKDKCFAAAAVQQVKTAPAAWLTLIPDKLSYTFDYCGAAGWYLHAANPQAFPERAKWFWGSVETIYQRGLLALALLGLARASGWRRKDSTGDGARRCDARTQLWTRALVLVGLVALLTPWAWVTYLTLASAAVLQRGAWRDPSLLFAGVTLLGTALTHAVFFGAGRYSLVTFAVVAPLCGRLLTAAAGAGDTVVSEENLTDAPD, encoded by the coding sequence GTGAAGCCAGTGCCCTTGGCTGGCGGCCTCTGGGCCGCGGGCGTGGGCCTCGTGTTGCGGCTCGCGGTCGCAATTTGGGGCGCGTCGCGGTTTCCCGCCAGCGAGGATGGGCGTCTGTACGAGGTGTTGGCCTCGCGCCTCGCAGCGGGGCACGGCTATAGCTGGCAGTGGCCCGACGGGGTGGTCACGTCCGTAGCGCACTACCCCGTGGGCTACCCAGCGCTCGTGGCAGCGGCATATGCGTTGGTGGGACGGCATCTCGTCGGGGTGATGGTGCTACAGGCGCTGCTCGGGGCTGCCGCGGTGCTCGCAGTTCACCGCGTCGCAGTGGTCGGCGCCACGCGCGGCGGCGCGCTGTTGGCTGCGTGGCTCGTTGCGCTTCATCCCGCCCTCGTGCTGTACACACCCGCGATCATGACTGAAGGGGTGACGGCGGCGCTCCTGGCGCTATGTGCGTGGGGCTGCGTGGCGGCGGCTCGCGCCAAGCGCGGCACAATCGCGTGGATCGCCGTTGGTATCGGCTTTGGCGGACTGGTGCTGCTTCGCCCCCAGTGCCTGCTCTTCGCTCCCGTTTTTCCCTGGGCGCTCGCGCCAAATCGTCGCGTGGCCATGCTGCGGGGAGCTGGCGTCACCGCAGTTGCCCTCGCCTGCGTGCTGCCCTGGAGCTGGCGCAACTGTCAGCGCATGGACGCTTGCAGCTTCGTCAGTGCGAACGCCGGATGGAATCTGTGGATCGGCGTACCTCCCCACGCCACGGGGAGTTTCGTTCCCGTCGCGGGCGACACCGTGCCGCTCGCGTGCAGAGAAGTGTTCGCCGAAGTAGCCAAGGACAAGTGCTTCGCGGCGGCGGCAGTGCAGCAGGTGAAGACCGCGCCCGCGGCCTGGCTCACGCTCATCCCTGACAAGCTCTCCTACACCTTCGACTACTGCGGCGCTGCGGGGTGGTACCTACACGCCGCGAATCCGCAAGCGTTCCCGGAGCGTGCGAAGTGGTTCTGGGGCAGCGTCGAAACGATATATCAACGTGGCTTGCTCGCTCTGGCTCTGCTCGGTCTCGCGCGCGCTTCCGGTTGGCGTAGGAAGGACTCCACGGGTGACGGTGCGCGCCGGTGCGACGCAAGAACACAGCTCTGGACGCGCGCGCTCGTTCTGGTGGGTCTGGTCGCGCTGCTCACCCCCTGGGCCTGGGTGACGTACTTGACCCTGGCCTCGGCCGCCGTGCTCCAGCGGGGGGCTTGGCGTGACCCGAGCTTGCTTTTCGCTGGCGTGACGCTGCTTGGGACGGCGCTCACCCATGCGGTGTTCTTCGGTGCTGGACGCTATTCCTTAGTGACCTTTGCCGTGGTGGCGCCCCTTTGTGGCAGGCTTTTGACAGCGGCCGCGGGGGCGGGGGATACTGTCGTTTCCGAGGAGAATCTGACGGATGCCCCTGATTGA